Proteins from a genomic interval of Symmachiella macrocystis:
- the panC gene encoding pantoate--beta-alanine ligase: MNIAKSIADVRAAVAVARRAGKKIGLVPTMGALHEGHLSLMRAAREECDFVVVSIFVNPTQFSPREDLERYPRPIEADLRGCGEEGVDLVFHPDVPTIYPAGDQTIVEAVELSTIVEGAHRPGHFRGVTTVVLKLLNIVAPDVGYFGRKDYQQQLIIRQMCRDLALPVEITTCPTIREPDGLALSSRNRYLSESERETALSLSQCLQFACDRVAAGETDLTALRQEMVQRMQQTPGIELDYATIVDAETLKEDAQPTARLVALIAARVGTTRLIDNMVIEPTNTP; this comes from the coding sequence ATGAACATCGCAAAATCGATCGCCGACGTGCGAGCGGCGGTTGCTGTTGCTCGGCGCGCGGGGAAGAAAATCGGTCTGGTGCCGACGATGGGCGCACTGCACGAGGGCCATCTCAGTTTGATGCGTGCCGCGCGGGAGGAGTGCGATTTTGTGGTTGTTTCGATCTTCGTCAATCCCACCCAGTTTAGTCCGCGCGAGGATCTGGAACGCTATCCGCGGCCGATTGAAGCGGACCTGCGGGGCTGTGGTGAGGAAGGTGTCGACCTCGTATTTCATCCCGATGTGCCGACGATTTACCCGGCCGGCGACCAGACGATTGTCGAAGCAGTCGAGCTTTCGACCATTGTGGAAGGGGCGCATCGGCCGGGACATTTTCGCGGCGTCACGACGGTGGTCTTAAAGCTGCTGAACATCGTTGCGCCCGACGTCGGCTATTTCGGTCGCAAGGACTACCAACAGCAATTGATCATTCGCCAGATGTGTCGCGATTTGGCACTGCCGGTGGAAATTACCACCTGCCCCACCATTCGTGAGCCGGACGGATTGGCGCTGAGCAGCCGTAACCGCTATCTCAGTGAATCGGAACGGGAAACGGCGCTCTCCCTCAGCCAGTGCCTACAATTCGCTTGCGATCGGGTCGCAGCGGGGGAAACCGATTTAACAGCCCTCCGTCAGGAGATGGTACAGCGGATGCAACAAACTCCCGGCATTGAGTTGGACTATGCAACCATCGTTGATGCGGAGACGTTGAAGGAGGACGCACAACCAACGGCGCGTCTTGTGGCGCTTATTGCGGCTCGGGTGGGGACGACGCGGTTGATTGATAATATGGTCATTGAGCCAACGAATACTCCGTAA
- the phoU gene encoding phosphate signaling complex protein PhoU translates to MSRHLTRDLETLHRNMLLMCGMAEELVHKSLAALQEPDSAVCHDLVTQDDAIDDLDVRLEEDCLKILALYQPVADDLRRITTVLKITGELERVADLGVNIAERAASLASGPVVTIPETLERMAGEALSMLHDSIDALVQLDSHLARRVCTRDETVDEYNRNIIQELTETMKRTPDLIEPMMHLFSVSRHVERVADHATNIAEDVIYLVEGEIVRHRPEIGESPDSDDA, encoded by the coding sequence TTGTCCAGACATCTCACACGGGATTTGGAAACCCTGCACCGCAACATGCTGCTGATGTGTGGTATGGCGGAAGAGTTGGTGCATAAGTCGCTGGCGGCGCTGCAGGAACCCGATTCGGCTGTTTGCCATGATCTGGTCACGCAAGACGATGCCATTGACGATTTGGACGTCCGCTTGGAAGAGGACTGCCTGAAAATTCTGGCGCTGTATCAGCCGGTTGCCGACGATCTGCGGCGGATTACCACAGTGTTAAAAATCACCGGTGAGTTGGAACGTGTGGCCGATTTGGGCGTGAATATCGCCGAGCGGGCCGCCAGTCTCGCCTCGGGTCCGGTGGTCACGATTCCCGAAACACTGGAGCGAATGGCTGGCGAAGCGTTGTCGATGCTGCACGATAGTATCGATGCGCTGGTCCAACTCGACAGCCACTTAGCGCGCCGCGTTTGCACACGGGACGAGACCGTCGACGAGTACAATCGCAACATCATCCAGGAACTGACCGAAACGATGAAGCGGACTCCGGATCTGATCGAACCAATGATGCATCTGTTTTCGGTCTCGCGCCACGTCGAACGTGTTGCCGATCATGCGACGAATATCGCCGAGGATGTGATCTATCTGGTAGAAGGAGAAATCGTCCGCCACCGGCCGGAAATCGGAGAGTCGCCCGACAGCGACGATGCATAA
- a CDS encoding RNA polymerase sigma factor translates to MSDSDAQLVERVKQGDTDALGEFIELRRMQLLAFINRNVSSALASKVEPNDLLQEVTIHALRGLPDMEFKDRDPFNWLCQIAERRIIDAHRKYIGAQKRSANKEVSGNSPVGGTSSTTGQGGLIDMLVVTMTTPSQAFSRDQREFKLQEVLATLPAESQEALRLRYVEGLPTKEIAQKIGKTDGSVRVLLSRSLNKLQDLLGPDANPMGR, encoded by the coding sequence ATGTCCGACTCCGACGCACAACTTGTCGAACGCGTAAAACAGGGGGATACCGATGCGCTGGGGGAATTCATTGAATTGCGTCGCATGCAGTTGCTGGCATTCATCAACCGCAATGTCAGTTCCGCATTGGCCAGCAAAGTCGAACCGAACGACCTGCTGCAGGAAGTGACGATTCATGCCCTACGCGGTTTGCCGGACATGGAATTCAAAGACCGCGATCCGTTCAATTGGTTGTGCCAAATTGCCGAACGTCGAATTATCGACGCGCATCGAAAATACATCGGCGCACAAAAACGATCGGCGAACAAAGAGGTCTCGGGTAATTCGCCGGTGGGCGGTACGAGTTCCACGACGGGACAAGGGGGACTGATCGACATGCTGGTCGTGACCATGACAACGCCCAGTCAGGCGTTCTCCCGCGATCAGCGCGAATTCAAATTGCAAGAAGTCCTCGCCACGCTCCCGGCGGAAAGCCAAGAGGCACTGCGTTTGCGGTATGTCGAAGGTCTGCCGACCAAAGAAATCGCGCAAAAAATTGGCAAGACCGACGGTTCTGTCCGCGTGCTGCTCAGCCGCTCGTTGAACAAACTACAAGATCTACTCGGCCCGGACGCCAACCCCATGGGGCGGTGA
- a CDS encoding Gfo/Idh/MocA family protein, whose amino-acid sequence MDRQQLPLTPPVKVALIGCGQIGRLHAQRLARDPRVTLAAFCDPLRDNAVQLAEEYAADSQVFDDFAALLESSIPLDAAVICTPTQLHFEQTTACRARGWHVLCEKPLAESRERIVEMIDAAGAGGPLLSVAYQRRHWAIYQMLRRELQSGRWGPIHTVTFDLAERWQQTIGGTWRDSHEHNPGGFLGDAGSHKVDLLFFLTGLKPEEVYAVSHRHGSHIEIVTAIAGKLTNDVTLSMTLTGNAEHYHEDIVIYCRDADLIVKQDRLWRAENNDLQEIPINETCSDPDRGFVDCLVAGAANPAPADCALPVFDFTAAVLRSVTTGRMVRCE is encoded by the coding sequence ATGGACAGACAACAGCTGCCGTTAACACCTCCGGTCAAAGTCGCCTTGATCGGCTGCGGTCAAATTGGCCGCCTGCATGCACAACGGTTGGCCCGCGATCCCCGCGTGACATTGGCCGCATTCTGTGACCCGCTCCGCGACAACGCTGTGCAACTGGCGGAGGAGTACGCAGCCGACAGCCAAGTCTTTGACGACTTCGCAGCCTTGTTGGAGTCGTCAATCCCATTGGACGCAGCCGTCATCTGTACGCCGACGCAGTTGCATTTCGAGCAGACGACCGCCTGTCGTGCGCGGGGGTGGCATGTACTGTGTGAAAAACCGTTGGCCGAATCGCGGGAGCGGATTGTCGAGATGATCGACGCAGCCGGGGCGGGGGGGCCGTTGCTGTCGGTTGCCTATCAACGCCGTCACTGGGCGATTTATCAAATGCTGCGCCGCGAGTTGCAATCGGGCCGCTGGGGACCGATCCATACGGTGACATTCGACTTGGCCGAACGTTGGCAACAAACCATCGGCGGCACGTGGCGCGACAGCCATGAACACAATCCCGGAGGGTTTCTGGGCGATGCGGGCAGCCACAAAGTGGACCTGTTGTTTTTTCTCACCGGCCTTAAACCGGAGGAGGTGTACGCCGTCAGCCATCGTCATGGCAGCCATATTGAAATCGTCACGGCCATCGCCGGGAAACTCACAAACGATGTGACATTGAGCATGACGCTGACCGGCAATGCTGAACATTATCACGAAGATATTGTGATTTATTGCCGGGACGCTGATTTGATCGTCAAGCAAGATCGGTTGTGGCGTGCGGAGAACAATGATCTGCAGGAAATCCCCATCAACGAGACCTGTTCGGATCCAGATCGCGGATTCGTAGATTGTTTGGTAGCGGGGGCGGCGAATCCGGCGCCGGCGGATTGCGCGCTGCCGGTCTTTGACTTCACTGCGGCAGTCTTGCGCTCGGTCACAACCGGCCGGATGGTCCGTTGTGAATAG
- a CDS encoding rhodanese-like domain-containing protein, whose amino-acid sequence MSQPELHPLEISCTVVKAKLDGGDEFFFLDCREADEHQLVNITEAALVPMSEIQDRVTELQPHQDGEIIIHCHHGGRSLQVATWLHGQGFANVKSMAGGIDQWAMEIDTALTRY is encoded by the coding sequence ATGTCACAACCGGAATTGCATCCGCTAGAAATCAGTTGCACCGTCGTGAAGGCCAAACTCGATGGCGGTGATGAGTTTTTCTTTCTCGACTGCCGCGAAGCAGACGAACATCAACTCGTGAATATCACCGAAGCAGCGTTGGTGCCGATGAGTGAAATTCAAGATCGCGTTACTGAGTTGCAACCGCATCAGGATGGCGAGATCATCATCCACTGTCATCACGGCGGCCGCAGTTTGCAGGTGGCCACATGGCTACACGGACAAGGCTTTGCCAACGTTAAAAGCATGGCCGGCGGCATTGACCAATGGGCGATGGAGATTGACACCGCGCTGACCCGCTATTAA
- a CDS encoding biotin/lipoyl-containing protein gives MAVAIVVPQLGLEGQPLQVSLWFVDVGQEVLAGDRLVEVMLPGMTFDISASCNGTLAAIDVREGASIAEGETLGKIHPA, from the coding sequence ATGGCCGTTGCGATCGTTGTCCCCCAACTCGGTCTCGAAGGTCAACCGCTGCAGGTGAGCCTCTGGTTTGTCGATGTTGGCCAGGAGGTGCTCGCCGGGGACCGCTTGGTGGAAGTCATGCTGCCCGGCATGACGTTTGACATCTCAGCCAGTTGCAATGGGACCTTGGCTGCTATTGATGTTCGCGAAGGGGCGTCGATTGCCGAAGGAGAGACGTTGGGGAAAATCCACCCCGCCTAA
- a CDS encoding histone deacetylase family protein yields the protein MPLLYTDPLFLEHETGHHPECPERLSRILENIDGSELNKRYTRPQFKAATGEQIARVHNSNYVQLVSKFAEKGGGRIEADTVVSPQSYDATRLACGAGIAAVDAVLTGDEIRAACLVRPPGHHALRHQAMGFCLFNNIAVAAKHAVEHHKLSRVLIVDWDVHHGNGTQATFYRSENVYFLSIHRHPFYPGTGTEDETGEGPGLGTTMNLPIEFGTSRDDYFSRFQIMIKDIAAQCRPELVLLSAGFDAHRLDPVGSLGLETHDYIMLTQLVADIANEYADRRLISFLEGGYNLEILPDCVRVHLETLAGDAEGI from the coding sequence ATGCCTTTACTCTACACTGATCCGCTGTTTCTCGAACACGAAACCGGCCACCATCCGGAGTGCCCAGAGCGATTGTCGCGCATTCTGGAGAACATTGACGGATCAGAACTCAACAAACGTTATACGCGGCCCCAGTTCAAAGCGGCGACTGGTGAGCAAATTGCCCGCGTTCATAATTCAAACTACGTCCAATTGGTTTCAAAATTCGCTGAAAAAGGGGGCGGCCGTATCGAGGCGGACACCGTGGTCAGTCCCCAGTCCTACGACGCCACGCGCTTGGCATGCGGCGCGGGAATTGCCGCCGTCGATGCGGTGCTGACCGGCGATGAGATCCGCGCAGCCTGTTTGGTCCGTCCTCCGGGACATCACGCCTTACGGCATCAAGCTATGGGTTTTTGTCTATTCAACAACATTGCTGTCGCCGCCAAGCATGCAGTGGAACACCATAAGCTATCGCGTGTGTTGATTGTGGATTGGGATGTGCATCATGGCAACGGCACACAAGCGACGTTTTATCGTTCGGAAAATGTGTACTTTCTCTCCATCCACCGGCACCCGTTCTATCCAGGCACGGGGACCGAAGACGAGACGGGTGAGGGTCCCGGCCTGGGAACAACGATGAATCTGCCGATCGAATTCGGTACGTCGCGGGATGATTATTTTTCCCGCTTTCAAATCATGATCAAAGATATTGCCGCCCAGTGCCGGCCGGAACTGGTGTTGCTCAGCGCCGGGTTCGACGCGCATCGGCTCGATCCTGTTGGCTCGCTGGGATTAGAGACTCACGACTACATCATGCTGACACAACTGGTCGCCGACATCGCCAACGAATACGCCGATCGACGGCTGATCAGTTTCCTCGAAGGGGGCTACAACCTGGAGATCCTCCCCGATTGTGTGCGCGTGCATCTTGAGACATTGGCCGGCGATGCAGAGGGGATTTGA